The following proteins are co-located in the Osmia bicornis bicornis unplaced genomic scaffold, iOsmBic2.1, whole genome shotgun sequence genome:
- the LOC123989185 gene encoding uncharacterized protein LOC123989185 isoform X2, translating to MDLSRQLKNSRVLKALKVFIDKEPAVLTSLGLMRKQDIPNVRRERVERRRELVRLWDDGSTDVDIFDLRYLFAEEIDPDC from the exons ATGGATCTATCGAGACAACTTAAAAATTCGCGAGTCCTTAAGGCCCTTAAGGTTTTTATTGACAAAGAAC CCGCAGTCCTAACTTCGCTAGGCCTCATGCGGAAGCAGGATATACCTAACGTGCGCCGAGAGCGGGTGGAGCGGCGCCGAGAACTGGTGCGTCTATGGGATGACGGCTCGACTGATGTAGATATTTTTGATCTACGCTACTTGTTTGCAGAGGAAATTGAT CCTGATTGCTAG
- the LOC123989185 gene encoding uncharacterized protein LOC123989185 isoform X1, translated as MDLSRQLKNSRVLKALKVFIDKEPAVLTSLGLMRKQDIPNVRRERVERRRELVRLWDDGSTDVDIFDLRYLFAEEIDVSCLLIASSCFFLFFLGIFFGILLNNFHLTVCVTFFCN; from the exons ATGGATCTATCGAGACAACTTAAAAATTCGCGAGTCCTTAAGGCCCTTAAGGTTTTTATTGACAAAGAAC CCGCAGTCCTAACTTCGCTAGGCCTCATGCGGAAGCAGGATATACCTAACGTGCGCCGAGAGCGGGTGGAGCGGCGCCGAGAACTGGTGCGTCTATGGGATGACGGCTCGACTGATGTAGATATTTTTGATCTACGCTACTTGTTTGCAGAGGAAATTGATGTGAGTTGCCT CCTGATTGCTAGTAgctgtttttttcttttctttttgggGATTTTTTTTGGTatcttattaaataattttcatctaACAGTTTGCGTGACATTCTTTTGTAATTAG